The following are encoded together in the Gordonia insulae genome:
- a CDS encoding MMPL family transporter — translation MASFLFRVGRFSFRHKWWVIAVWLLAALTVSGLVGALSPKFAKDFSLPGTDSGTATSQVEEYFPDVMKQQSQASTSVLVAADDGLAAHSAQIDALVSDLQKLPELTDAATVVNPLTVARAQPALASSVVGDDGKVGLIQIRQNVEIMDLTVDQKEELTELLADHRAGGLQVEATGSLMQVMEAGGTAELIGFAVAFVVMIVAFGAIVAAFIPLVTGLVGVMLTIMLLTLSAEFLSINETATGIVTMLGIAVSIDYALFIVSRFRTERRRGGSPADAIGRAVGTAGSAVVFAGLTVIIAVAALMVIGIPLITQMGMGAAVAVAVAVLAALTLIPALLGAVGRFAFLPRIPWIKHAEESDTADTLGVKVGRTVVKRPLPFIIAGLAVLVMAAIPMTKLELGMSLTSDDEAPAQSLLQRGFGEGINGPLLVVLHDDDGGDISGVAERTVAHIKTLDDVANTTTLTWIGNGQARPNVGADTALISVTPTSAPSDGATHDLMEEIRAYTSTAEAAGAQLHVGGQTAIMSDLSAKLDKALIPYLVVVVGLAFLIMIGVFRSIWVPLIGTVGFIFSVLATFGVTVAIFQEGTFGLIDNPKPILSFLPIFLIGVVFGLAMDYQVFLVTRMREEYIHGMSAKDAIVAGYRHGARVVTSAAIIMISVFAAFMLSPDTTAKMLGFSLAVAILFDAFIIRMLVVPAIIALLGDRAWGLPKWLDRVVVNFDIEGGAVRDRGLPASDHESTPREPVGSTS, via the coding sequence GCGTCGTTCTTGTTTCGGGTCGGGAGGTTCTCCTTCCGGCACAAGTGGTGGGTGATCGCGGTCTGGTTGCTGGCCGCTCTCACGGTTTCGGGCCTGGTCGGCGCGTTGAGCCCCAAGTTCGCGAAGGACTTCAGTCTGCCCGGGACCGATTCCGGAACCGCGACGTCGCAGGTCGAGGAGTATTTCCCCGATGTGATGAAGCAGCAGTCGCAGGCGTCGACCAGTGTGCTGGTGGCCGCCGACGACGGGCTGGCCGCGCACTCGGCGCAGATCGACGCACTCGTCTCCGACCTGCAGAAACTTCCCGAACTGACCGACGCGGCAACCGTGGTCAACCCGCTGACGGTTGCTCGGGCGCAGCCGGCGCTCGCGTCCTCGGTGGTCGGCGACGACGGGAAGGTCGGTCTGATCCAGATCCGCCAGAACGTCGAGATCATGGACCTCACCGTCGACCAGAAAGAGGAACTGACGGAGTTGCTCGCCGATCACCGCGCCGGCGGACTCCAGGTGGAGGCCACCGGTTCGCTGATGCAGGTGATGGAGGCCGGCGGCACGGCCGAGCTGATCGGTTTCGCCGTGGCGTTCGTGGTGATGATCGTCGCGTTCGGTGCGATCGTGGCCGCCTTCATCCCGCTCGTCACCGGACTGGTCGGCGTGATGCTCACGATCATGTTGCTCACGCTCTCGGCGGAGTTCCTCAGCATCAACGAGACGGCCACCGGCATCGTGACCATGCTCGGCATCGCGGTCTCGATCGACTACGCGTTGTTCATCGTCTCGCGCTTCCGGACCGAACGACGGCGGGGTGGTAGTCCGGCGGATGCGATCGGACGTGCCGTGGGAACGGCTGGTTCGGCGGTCGTGTTCGCCGGTCTGACGGTCATCATCGCCGTGGCGGCCCTGATGGTGATCGGCATCCCGCTCATCACCCAGATGGGCATGGGTGCGGCGGTGGCCGTCGCCGTCGCCGTCCTCGCCGCGCTGACCCTCATTCCGGCGTTGCTCGGCGCGGTCGGACGTTTCGCCTTCCTGCCGCGGATTCCGTGGATCAAACACGCCGAGGAGTCGGACACCGCGGACACCCTGGGCGTCAAGGTCGGTCGGACGGTCGTCAAGCGGCCGTTGCCGTTCATCATCGCCGGACTGGCCGTTCTGGTCATGGCCGCCATCCCGATGACGAAGCTGGAACTCGGGATGTCGCTGACCAGCGACGACGAGGCACCTGCGCAATCGCTGCTGCAACGCGGCTTCGGTGAGGGCATCAACGGTCCGTTGCTCGTGGTGCTGCACGACGACGACGGTGGTGACATCAGCGGCGTCGCGGAGCGGACCGTCGCGCACATCAAGACCCTCGATGACGTCGCGAACACCACCACACTGACGTGGATCGGCAACGGACAGGCGCGACCGAATGTCGGGGCGGACACCGCCTTGATCTCGGTGACACCCACGAGTGCACCATCCGATGGGGCCACGCATGACCTGATGGAGGAGATCCGCGCCTACACCTCCACGGCGGAGGCCGCTGGGGCCCAGCTCCACGTCGGCGGGCAGACCGCGATCATGTCGGATCTCTCGGCCAAGCTGGACAAGGCGCTGATCCCGTACCTCGTGGTCGTCGTCGGGCTGGCGTTCCTGATCATGATCGGGGTCTTCCGGTCCATCTGGGTGCCGTTGATCGGCACGGTCGGGTTCATCTTCTCGGTCCTGGCGACGTTCGGCGTGACCGTCGCGATCTTCCAGGAAGGGACGTTCGGCCTCATCGACAACCCCAAGCCGATCCTGTCGTTCCTGCCGATCTTCCTGATCGGCGTGGTGTTCGGGCTCGCGATGGACTACCAGGTGTTCCTGGTGACACGAATGCGCGAGGAATACATCCACGGCATGTCGGCGAAGGACGCCATCGTCGCCGGGTACCGGCACGGCGCCCGGGTGGTGACGTCGGCGGCGATCATCATGATCAGCGTGTTCGCCGCGTTCATGCTGTCGCCGGACACGACAGCCAAGATGCTCGGGTTCTCCCTCGCGGTCGCGATCCTGTTCGACGCCTTCATCATCCGCATGCTGGTGGTTCCGGCGATTATCGCCTTGCTCGGAGATCGCGCGTGGGGTCTGCCGAAGTGGTTGGATCG